A region of uncultured Carboxylicivirga sp. DNA encodes the following proteins:
- a CDS encoding GNAT family N-acetyltransferase: MEIIIKEVTNNQTLNDFVKFPYQLYKTNKYWVPPMIDEERNALVPEKNPAFEFCKVKLWVAYIENKCVGRVGGIINSLWIEKKGENIGRFTRPEFIDNKEVSAKLMATVENWLQSEGMVELQGPLGFSNLDHQGCLIEGHDWLPSVASDYHMDYFQEHFEALGYEKEIDWLEFRITFPDALPEKSFKVAEMLIKRYGLKPQNFKSSKELEPYKAKVFELFNKAFAELFGTFQLPPKVINFYMKKYFPILNPRYVKIILDKEDEMAGFLIALPSLSKAMQKAKGKLFPFGWYYIMKALKNPTEMDLMLTGVKPELQKMGVAALLMNDLWKTAEEDGIKYVETTGMLENNHVAIQMWKSFDHIQHKRKRCFKKSLK; this comes from the coding sequence ATGGAAATTATTATTAAAGAAGTAACAAATAATCAAACTCTTAACGACTTTGTTAAGTTTCCTTATCAACTATACAAAACTAATAAATATTGGGTACCTCCCATGATTGACGAAGAGCGCAATGCTTTGGTACCTGAAAAAAATCCTGCTTTCGAATTTTGCAAAGTAAAACTTTGGGTTGCCTATATTGAGAATAAGTGTGTTGGACGAGTTGGTGGTATCATTAATTCACTTTGGATTGAAAAGAAAGGTGAAAATATTGGTCGTTTTACCCGTCCTGAATTTATTGATAACAAAGAAGTATCAGCCAAACTGATGGCGACCGTTGAAAATTGGTTACAATCTGAAGGCATGGTTGAATTACAAGGTCCTCTTGGATTCTCTAATCTTGATCATCAGGGGTGCTTGATTGAAGGACACGATTGGTTACCTTCTGTAGCTTCAGATTATCACATGGATTACTTTCAGGAGCATTTTGAAGCTTTGGGTTATGAAAAAGAAATTGATTGGTTGGAATTCCGAATCACATTCCCCGATGCATTACCTGAAAAATCATTCAAGGTAGCCGAAATGTTAATCAAACGTTACGGATTGAAACCTCAGAATTTCAAATCATCCAAAGAACTTGAACCATATAAAGCAAAAGTTTTCGAACTTTTTAATAAGGCCTTTGCTGAGTTATTCGGAACTTTTCAGCTTCCTCCTAAAGTGATTAATTTTTACATGAAAAAGTATTTTCCAATATTAAATCCCCGATATGTAAAAATCATTCTGGATAAAGAAGATGAAATGGCTGGCTTTCTTATCGCTCTTCCTTCATTATCAAAGGCAATGCAAAAAGCCAAAGGAAAATTATTTCCATTTGGTTGGTACTACATCATGAAAGCATTAAAAAATCCAACAGAAATGGACTTAATGCTTACAGGAGTTAAGCCCGAGTTACAAAAAATGGGTGTGGCGGCATTGTTAATGAACGATCTTTGGAAAACGGCAGAAGAAGATGGTATTAAATATGTTGAAACGACCGGAATGTTAGAAAACAATCATGTAGCCATTCAAATGTGGAAATCGTTCGATCACATTCAACATAAACGTAAGCGTTGTTTTAAAAAGTCGTTGAAATAA
- a CDS encoding M1 family aminopeptidase, with protein sequence MKLQPLLTLIVSIIFIYSCQFIPEKWPEDGVSLPLAKDRAARISNLDYALSMSVPNNASEKIEAQADLTFSLTNTSDDLFLDFKADSIQLKQVIINSDTIEARIVNEHIKLPKSSLDHNNKVHIDFIMGDGPLNRNDKYFYSLFVPDRARTAIPCFDQPDIKGEFCAIMTIPQEWEAIANGLPVMTQDLENGRKTVEFARSKPISTYLWAFAAGAFNQETIEWNGKQVGLYHMVDDTIKLKRNLKTIFSQTTKSLDWLQDYTNYAYPYDNYNLVAIPSFQFGGMEHPGATYYRSELIFLDENPTQNEEIRRANLIAHETAHMWFGDLVTMAWFEEVWLKEVFANFMADKITQPWFQDINYDLQFLLAHFPSAYSVDRTEGANPVNQKLHNLKNAGSLYGAIIYHKSPIVMAQLENMVGQDKLQSGIQEYIKDYAYSNATWNDLIACIDKLTENDLTVWSNNWVNEPGRPVITMHPPDDNNDSWTLSQFPEHPEMTSQGTYWPQEVTILTDTTKSFIEYFDATVSTDKKIALPNTLFFSDAMGYGLFRMNGQQISYWMRHTSDLNDPLLKGRSTINLFENFWDANIKPDDYIQFLLNSINKEKDPLLINLYGSQLKVVFWKNIPQDNWSKTSQSITKVLLSKAESSEESTVKKILFRLWIDLGLDNDSYQMMASLCDRNNNFFGTALSDRDRIDLVAQLAIKQYDSWEVNYNTVINQLTNDDLKQMMIFTLPALSNSTKERDLFWASLADTKNRAKEKWVELSLSYLHHPLRQKHSINYLLQTLNMLEEIQTTGDIFFPIGWLNNSIGRYSSEEAVSIVNKFLEDHPKYPHHLKNKILQNIDLAKRSISISKQINTNSDTNIP encoded by the coding sequence ATGAAGTTACAACCCCTTTTAACTCTAATCGTTTCTATCATATTTATTTACTCCTGCCAATTCATCCCCGAAAAATGGCCGGAAGATGGAGTAAGTTTACCTTTAGCTAAAGATAGAGCTGCCCGTATAAGTAATCTCGATTATGCTTTATCAATGTCAGTTCCCAACAATGCATCTGAAAAGATAGAAGCACAGGCCGATCTTACTTTTTCGCTCACTAATACTTCTGATGATCTTTTTTTGGATTTTAAAGCAGACAGTATTCAACTGAAACAAGTAATTATTAATAGCGACACAATAGAAGCCCGTATTGTTAATGAGCATATAAAACTTCCTAAAAGTTCGCTGGATCACAATAACAAAGTTCATATTGACTTTATAATGGGTGATGGCCCACTAAACCGAAACGACAAATATTTCTATTCACTTTTTGTTCCCGACCGTGCCCGAACTGCAATCCCATGTTTTGACCAACCCGATATAAAAGGAGAATTCTGTGCGATAATGACTATCCCACAAGAATGGGAAGCGATTGCCAACGGACTTCCTGTTATGACGCAAGACCTGGAGAATGGGAGAAAAACTGTTGAATTTGCCAGATCAAAGCCTATCAGCACTTATTTATGGGCCTTTGCTGCCGGAGCTTTTAACCAAGAAACCATTGAATGGAATGGAAAACAGGTTGGACTTTATCATATGGTTGATGATACCATAAAATTAAAGCGAAATCTAAAAACCATTTTTTCTCAAACAACAAAATCACTTGACTGGCTTCAGGATTATACGAACTATGCCTATCCATACGATAATTACAACCTGGTTGCTATACCTTCTTTCCAGTTTGGAGGAATGGAACATCCGGGAGCAACCTATTACCGTTCTGAATTAATCTTTCTGGATGAAAATCCAACTCAAAATGAAGAAATCCGTCGTGCCAACTTAATTGCTCATGAAACAGCTCACATGTGGTTTGGCGATTTAGTTACTATGGCATGGTTTGAAGAAGTATGGCTGAAAGAAGTATTCGCCAATTTCATGGCAGATAAAATAACACAACCATGGTTTCAGGATATCAATTACGATTTGCAGTTTTTATTAGCACATTTTCCATCGGCATACTCAGTTGATCGCACAGAAGGTGCAAATCCTGTCAATCAGAAACTCCACAATCTAAAAAATGCAGGTTCATTATACGGTGCAATCATCTATCACAAATCACCTATTGTAATGGCTCAACTCGAAAATATGGTTGGTCAGGATAAATTACAATCAGGTATTCAGGAGTACATTAAAGATTATGCTTACTCCAACGCTACCTGGAATGATTTGATTGCATGTATTGATAAGCTAACTGAGAATGATTTAACTGTCTGGAGTAATAATTGGGTGAACGAACCCGGTCGCCCAGTAATTACAATGCATCCACCGGATGATAATAATGATTCATGGACGCTCAGTCAGTTTCCGGAACATCCTGAGATGACTTCTCAAGGAACCTATTGGCCACAGGAGGTGACCATTTTAACCGATACAACAAAATCGTTTATTGAGTATTTTGATGCTACCGTTTCTACAGATAAAAAAATAGCATTGCCTAACACCTTATTCTTTAGTGATGCTATGGGGTATGGATTGTTCAGGATGAATGGTCAACAGATCAGCTATTGGATGCGCCATACATCCGACCTCAACGATCCATTATTAAAAGGAAGGTCTACAATTAACCTATTCGAAAACTTTTGGGATGCGAATATCAAACCTGACGATTACATACAATTTCTTTTAAATAGCATCAATAAAGAAAAAGATCCGCTATTAATTAATTTATATGGGAGTCAACTGAAAGTAGTGTTCTGGAAAAATATTCCTCAAGATAATTGGTCTAAAACAAGTCAATCCATAACTAAAGTTCTGCTTTCTAAGGCAGAGTCTTCTGAAGAATCTACTGTTAAAAAAATATTATTCCGACTTTGGATAGATCTTGGACTTGATAACGATTCATACCAAATGATGGCTTCCCTTTGTGATCGGAACAATAACTTTTTTGGAACAGCACTTAGTGATAGAGATCGCATAGATCTGGTGGCTCAGCTGGCAATCAAGCAATACGATAGCTGGGAAGTAAACTACAATACTGTAATTAATCAGCTAACAAATGACGATTTGAAACAGATGATGATTTTTACGCTTCCTGCATTATCCAATAGCACAAAAGAACGTGATCTATTCTGGGCATCGCTGGCTGACACAAAAAATCGGGCAAAAGAAAAATGGGTTGAGTTGTCTCTCTCATACCTGCACCATCCATTACGTCAAAAACATTCAATTAATTATTTACTCCAAACACTTAACATGCTGGAAGAAATTCAAACTACAGGTGATATCTTTTTCCCGATTGGATGGCTAAATAACAGTATTGGCAGATATTCATCCGAGGAAGCAGTATCTATTGTAAATAAGTTTTTGGAAGATCATCCTAAATATCCTCATCACCTAAAAAATAAAATCTTACAGAATATTGATCTGGCCAAGCGAAGCATTTCAATTAGTAAGCAAATAAACACAAACAGCGATACAAACATACCCTAA
- a CDS encoding tRNA threonylcarbamoyladenosine dehydratase has product MSIFHRAELILGKESMNNLASKKVILFGIGGVGSWCAESLIRTGIMDLTIVDSDRVTASNINRQLMATSKTVGEVKTEALRNRLLDINPEAKITSLQKIYSKETSSDFNLNEYDVIIDAIDSLGSKVHLIRAATQTDALFVSSMGAALKVDPTRVRVDEFWNVQGCPLARKIRKLVRKVGVPQRPFLCVYSDEVMENIGAEEITEPISKEKKKETAGPGDPDLVNHDWSDHKAVINGSLAHITAIFGFTLAGLIIKELTQ; this is encoded by the coding sequence ATGAGCATTTTTCACAGGGCAGAATTGATTTTGGGTAAAGAAAGCATGAATAACCTTGCTTCTAAAAAGGTTATTTTGTTTGGGATAGGTGGAGTTGGAAGCTGGTGCGCCGAAAGCTTGATTCGTACCGGTATAATGGATCTGACAATTGTTGACAGCGATCGTGTTACAGCTAGTAACATAAATCGTCAATTGATGGCCACCTCTAAAACTGTTGGTGAAGTTAAAACCGAAGCTCTTAGAAATCGTTTACTCGACATTAATCCTGAGGCAAAAATCACCTCTCTTCAAAAGATTTACAGCAAAGAAACATCATCTGATTTCAACCTGAATGAATATGATGTAATCATTGATGCAATTGACAGTTTAGGCAGCAAAGTTCATTTGATAAGAGCAGCCACACAAACTGATGCCTTATTTGTATCATCAATGGGTGCCGCTCTAAAGGTTGATCCAACCCGTGTTAGAGTTGATGAATTCTGGAATGTTCAAGGGTGCCCTCTTGCCCGTAAAATACGCAAACTGGTGCGCAAAGTTGGTGTTCCACAACGTCCTTTTTTATGTGTTTATAGTGATGAAGTAATGGAAAATATCGGTGCTGAAGAAATTACTGAACCCATTTCAAAAGAGAAGAAAAAAGAAACTGCAGGACCTGGCGATCCGGATTTGGTAAATCACGACTGGTCTGATCATAAGGCAGTGATCAATGGTTCACTAGCGCACATCACAGCAATATTTGGTTTTACCCTGGCAGGACTCATTATAAAAGAACTCACACAATAG
- the serB gene encoding phosphoserine phosphatase SerB: MSKNKEIILLNISGEDKPGLTAALTNILANYEVNILDIGQAVIHEDLGLGILFEVPSTNESSPILKDLLFKSYELGINIKFTPITEQKYNEWVGHQGKERFIITLLSRKLKASQLSKVTDIISNQGLNIDYITRLSGRVLLNDDHENSKSVVEFSVRGTPGNTEKMKQEFMAISKECAIDIAFQADNIFRRNRRLVCFDMDSTLIQTEVIDELAIKAGVGDKVIAITEAAMRGEIDFNESFKQRVSLLKGLDESVMKEIAEKLPITEGAERLFKTLKKYGYRTAILSGGFNYFGNYLKSKLDIDYVFANELEIKDGKLTGKHTGEIVNGEKKAELLKLLAFKEDIHLDQVIAVGDGSNDLPMLKLAGLGIAFHAKPKVKASAKNHISTIGLDAILYLLGFRDREINI, encoded by the coding sequence ATGAGCAAGAATAAAGAGATTATACTTTTAAATATCTCCGGAGAAGACAAACCGGGTTTAACTGCAGCATTGACCAATATTTTAGCCAACTACGAAGTGAATATTCTCGACATTGGTCAGGCTGTAATTCATGAAGACCTGGGTTTGGGTATTTTGTTTGAAGTGCCGTCAACCAACGAGTCATCTCCAATATTAAAAGACTTACTCTTTAAATCATATGAATTGGGAATCAATATTAAATTCACCCCAATTACAGAACAGAAATACAACGAATGGGTTGGTCATCAGGGTAAAGAGCGTTTTATCATCACCCTGCTATCCCGAAAATTAAAAGCATCTCAACTATCAAAAGTTACGGATATCATTTCTAACCAGGGCCTGAATATCGATTACATAACTCGTTTAAGTGGTAGGGTTTTACTGAATGATGATCACGAAAATTCCAAATCAGTGGTTGAATTCTCTGTCAGAGGAACGCCTGGCAACACCGAAAAAATGAAGCAAGAGTTTATGGCCATTTCAAAAGAATGTGCTATTGATATTGCTTTCCAGGCTGATAATATTTTCCGTCGCAATCGCCGTTTGGTTTGTTTTGATATGGATTCTACCCTAATCCAAACCGAGGTTATTGACGAGTTGGCCATTAAAGCAGGTGTTGGCGATAAAGTAATTGCCATAACAGAAGCTGCCATGCGTGGTGAAATCGATTTTAACGAAAGCTTCAAGCAACGCGTATCACTGCTTAAAGGTTTGGACGAATCGGTAATGAAGGAAATTGCTGAAAAACTACCAATCACCGAAGGTGCCGAACGTCTCTTCAAGACACTGAAGAAATATGGCTACCGAACAGCTATCCTTTCTGGTGGATTCAACTACTTTGGTAATTACCTTAAAAGCAAGCTGGATATTGACTACGTCTTTGCTAATGAACTGGAGATTAAAGATGGTAAACTAACCGGGAAACATACTGGTGAAATTGTTAATGGTGAGAAGAAGGCTGAACTACTTAAACTTTTGGCCTTTAAAGAAGACATCCATCTTGATCAGGTAATTGCAGTAGGTGATGGTTCTAACGATTTGCCGATGTTGAAACTGGCAGGTTTAGGTATTGCTTTTCATGCCAAACCAAAAGTTAAGGCATCTGCAAAAAATCATATATCTACCATAGGTTTGGATGCAATTCTATATCTATTGGGATTCAGAGACCGCGAAATCAACATTTGA
- a CDS encoding Na+/H+ antiporter NhaC family protein produces MRRKVIFIMKMNGLKALLPVGIFLLIYLVPGILTGDFYRMPILISFFAAAIVAVMMAPGKKIAHKMELFTKGMGHSGIMMMCLIFLMAGGFAGLAHEVGAVDATVRIGLSILPGKVLLAGLFVIGSFIALSVGTSVGTVVALSPVALELAEKAQFSSALALGAVIGGAMFGDNLSMISDTTIAAARTQGSSMRDKFNMNIKLVLPAAIFSIILYLFLGGAGGHQEIELLSGDWFRLVPYLAVLIFALLGVNVFVVLLGGTILSAAVGILLPLEDKTMDAWQVMTATSNGMLGMAEIVVISLLVGGLVEIVKVNGGIDYLLQSIEKRAKGRRGAEFTIVLVTSVVNVFTANNTIAILMGGSIVKNIASRFNIEPKRSASLMDTASCFVQGALPYGAQILAAVGLASMAVTPFEIMQFLFYPYLMGISVVVSILLKKDK; encoded by the coding sequence TTGCGACGTAAAGTAATTTTTATCATGAAGATGAATGGTTTAAAGGCATTGTTGCCTGTTGGAATATTTCTACTTATTTATTTGGTTCCAGGTATATTAACCGGTGATTTTTACCGGATGCCTATTTTAATCTCCTTTTTTGCAGCTGCCATTGTTGCTGTAATGATGGCACCCGGTAAGAAGATTGCACATAAAATGGAGTTGTTTACCAAAGGAATGGGACACTCAGGTATCATGATGATGTGTCTGATCTTTTTAATGGCTGGTGGTTTTGCTGGTTTGGCACATGAAGTGGGGGCTGTGGATGCTACTGTACGTATTGGGTTAAGTATATTGCCAGGTAAAGTTTTATTGGCCGGTTTATTTGTGATTGGTAGTTTTATTGCTTTATCAGTAGGTACTTCTGTTGGAACGGTAGTGGCACTTTCACCTGTGGCGCTTGAGTTAGCTGAAAAAGCTCAGTTTTCTTCAGCGCTGGCACTTGGAGCTGTTATTGGTGGAGCTATGTTTGGAGATAATCTTTCAATGATCTCAGATACAACCATTGCTGCGGCCCGCACCCAGGGAAGCAGTATGCGCGATAAGTTTAATATGAATATTAAGCTGGTTTTACCTGCTGCCATCTTTTCAATAATTCTTTATTTGTTTTTAGGAGGAGCAGGAGGTCATCAGGAAATAGAATTGTTGTCCGGCGATTGGTTCCGTTTGGTACCTTATCTTGCAGTACTTATTTTTGCCTTACTAGGTGTTAATGTATTTGTGGTTTTACTAGGTGGTACAATTTTATCTGCGGCAGTTGGAATTTTATTGCCTTTGGAGGATAAAACAATGGATGCATGGCAGGTAATGACGGCCACGAGTAATGGAATGTTAGGAATGGCTGAAATAGTAGTTATTTCATTATTGGTAGGTGGGCTGGTTGAAATTGTTAAGGTTAACGGCGGTATTGATTACCTGCTTCAGTCAATTGAGAAAAGAGCAAAAGGAAGAAGGGGTGCTGAGTTTACTATTGTTTTGGTGACTTCGGTTGTTAATGTTTTTACTGCAAATAATACTATTGCCATCTTAATGGGAGGTTCAATTGTGAAAAATATTGCCTCGAGGTTCAATATCGAACCCAAGCGATCGGCAAGCTTAATGGACACTGCATCATGCTTTGTGCAGGGTGCTTTACCATATGGAGCGCAAATACTTGCTGCTGTTGGATTGGCTTCAATGGCTGTGACACCTTTTGAAATAATGCAATTTTTATTTTATCCTTACCTGATGGGGATATCTGTTGTTGTGAGTATTTTATTAAAGAAGGATAAATAA
- the hflC gene encoding protease modulator HflC — MGNKKFIIYIVLGAVVLFVLSTGTYVVNEAEQVVVTQFGKPVGEPIVTPGIKFKIPFIQTTHFFDKRYLEWDGDPNQVPTKDKKFIFVDTYARWQIVDPLQFFKRLTNERGAISRIDDILDGETRNYIAKHNIEEAVRSSNRTPVSSGVIGELIGDSLATIKVGRDKIQEMIQKSANEQAKDLGIAILDFRFKRINYVQEVQNQVYERMKSERNRIADKFKSEGQGEASNINGEKERELRRIVSEAYKTAEEIKGRADGEAARIYAEAYDKTPASRELYGFMKSMEAYQKTFDSQTHIILSTDSEFFKYLKSMR; from the coding sequence ATGGGCAATAAGAAATTCATCATATATATCGTTTTAGGTGCTGTTGTATTGTTTGTGCTATCAACAGGTACCTATGTAGTTAATGAAGCTGAACAGGTTGTGGTAACACAATTTGGTAAGCCGGTAGGTGAGCCTATCGTGACACCTGGAATCAAATTTAAAATTCCATTCATCCAAACCACTCATTTCTTTGATAAGCGATACCTTGAATGGGATGGTGATCCAAACCAGGTTCCAACTAAAGACAAGAAATTTATTTTTGTGGATACTTATGCCCGCTGGCAGATTGTTGATCCACTTCAGTTCTTCAAACGTTTAACCAATGAGAGAGGAGCCATCTCGCGTATTGATGATATCCTGGACGGAGAAACACGTAACTATATTGCCAAACACAATATCGAAGAAGCTGTGCGTTCAAGTAACAGAACTCCTGTTTCGTCGGGTGTGATTGGAGAACTTATTGGTGATAGTTTAGCTACTATTAAAGTGGGAAGAGATAAAATTCAGGAAATGATTCAAAAGTCAGCTAATGAACAAGCCAAAGATTTAGGAATCGCCATTCTGGATTTTCGTTTCAAAAGAATCAATTACGTTCAGGAAGTACAAAACCAGGTATATGAGCGTATGAAAAGTGAGCGTAACCGAATTGCTGACAAATTCAAATCAGAAGGACAAGGTGAAGCCTCAAATATCAATGGTGAAAAAGAACGTGAACTTCGAAGAATCGTTTCTGAAGCCTATAAAACAGCAGAAGAAATTAAAGGACGTGCTGATGGAGAAGCAGCCCGCATTTATGCTGAAGCTTATGATAAAACTCCAGCTTCAAGGGAATTGTATGGTTTTATGAAATCAATGGAAGCCTATCAGAAAACCTTTGATAGTCAGACACACATCATCTTGTCAACCGACAGTGAATTCTTCAAATATTTGAAATCGATGAGATAA
- the hflK gene encoding FtsH protease activity modulator HflK, whose amino-acid sequence MSSNQFSNLNSSNPWLEKLFKNIKAVVLVVIVAILLSTAFFQVGPEEVGVIVQFGKYQRTVDPGLNYKIPFMESVYKVPVERQQKLEFGFRTTNPGIRTEYTRRGTTDESLMLTGDLNLADVEWVVQYRIDNAYNYLFKVRNPETTLRDISEAAMRQIVGDRTVNEVLTVGRTEISSKLQELMQKVCREYSLGVKIEQVVLQDVNPPEPVKAAFNSVNEAQQEKETLINQAKAEYNKVIPKAAGQAKETIQMAEGYASERVNNAKGDVARFNALYTEYVKAPEVTKKRIYLETMESVIPKLGEKIITDQKGNSVLPLLQMQLSQQKNSNNGQ is encoded by the coding sequence ATGAGTTCAAATCAATTTTCCAATCTTAATTCTTCCAATCCTTGGCTGGAAAAATTATTCAAAAACATTAAAGCGGTTGTTCTGGTGGTTATAGTAGCCATTTTGCTATCAACAGCTTTTTTTCAGGTAGGTCCTGAAGAAGTAGGCGTTATTGTTCAATTTGGTAAATATCAAAGAACTGTAGATCCGGGATTAAATTATAAGATTCCGTTTATGGAATCGGTATATAAAGTACCTGTTGAACGACAGCAAAAACTGGAGTTTGGTTTCAGAACAACCAATCCGGGAATACGAACTGAATACACACGCAGAGGAACAACAGATGAATCACTGATGTTAACAGGTGACTTAAACCTTGCTGATGTAGAATGGGTTGTTCAATATCGAATAGATAATGCATATAACTATCTTTTTAAAGTCCGCAACCCCGAAACCACATTACGTGATATTTCAGAAGCTGCTATGAGACAGATTGTGGGTGATCGCACTGTTAACGAAGTTTTAACCGTGGGTAGGACTGAAATCAGCAGCAAACTTCAGGAACTGATGCAGAAAGTTTGTCGCGAATATTCCCTAGGAGTAAAGATCGAACAGGTGGTATTGCAGGACGTGAATCCTCCGGAACCGGTTAAAGCTGCATTTAATTCAGTAAATGAGGCTCAACAGGAAAAAGAAACTTTGATTAACCAGGCAAAAGCAGAATACAACAAAGTAATTCCTAAAGCTGCCGGACAAGCCAAAGAGACCATTCAAATGGCTGAAGGTTATGCTTCGGAACGTGTGAATAATGCAAAGGGTGATGTAGCCCGTTTTAACGCCTTATATACCGAATATGTGAAGGCTCCTGAAGTAACAAAAAAGCGTATCTATCTTGAAACAATGGAGTCAGTCATTCCTAAATTAGGTGAGAAAATCATCACCGATCAAAAAGGCAATAGTGTATTGCCATTACTTCAAATGCAACTTTCACAACAAAAGAATTCGAACAATGGGCAATAA